In Macadamia integrifolia cultivar HAES 741 chromosome 5, SCU_Mint_v3, whole genome shotgun sequence, a single window of DNA contains:
- the LOC122080011 gene encoding BEL1-like homeodomain protein 1 translates to MATYFHGSSEIQADGLQTLYLMNPGYVGYSDTQSPANMVFLNHNNPPPQTQQNHHHLVGIPLQTNNTATNSASSSQGLGGRQSSLHAQHEMSAIHGFLPRVHYNLWTSMDQGSQQTHQQHQLTATSAATANNSNSVGGIAATDVSSQLGLRRSVMPPSQQGLSLSLSPQQPIYGSYRPESEIPAGTQAPAISPISGGGSSSPASGLSNGISGVQSVLFGSKYLKAAQQLLDEVVNVRNGLKDEEGSKGVKEQSKMNRDSTAATGEGSSVAGGGETSTKRGTDLSTAERQELQMKKAKLVSMLDEVEQRYRHYHHQMQIVVSSFEQATGFGCAKTYTALALQTISKQFRCLKDAISGQIRQSSKSLGEEEYCLGGKTTEGGSRLRFVDHQLRQQRALQQLGMIQHNAWRPQRGLPERSVSVLRAWLFEHFLHPYPKDSDKHMLAKQTGLTRSQVSNWFINARVRLWKPMVEEMYLEEIKEHEQNGGSEDKTSNEESKSTNPQEKSPVRADQNKKLKNSSRDNINSANPNASPPAISSPSTSTIHAGQGGLISLIGSSSSDVEAGFIQGSPKKSRTSTNLQNSSLGSFHASMEMEMEMDDVKPVETTNRDFCANFGDDERQSRDGGYSLITRATSHGGGGGFGGYSIGELGGRFEVPDHHQFPPRFSGNNGLVSLTLGLPHCENLSLSGTHHQQSYLSNHHNIQLGRRLDQMGGTAEPNDFCGITTTPNSHSSATYENINLQNRKRFVAHQLLPDFVA, encoded by the exons ATGGCGACGTACTTTCATGGAAGTTCGGAAATCCAAGCTGACGGGTTACAGACGCTTTATCTGATGAACCCTGGCTATGTCGGATACTCTGACACACAGTCCCCAGCCAACATGGTCTTCCTCAACCACAATAACCCACCACCACAAACCCAGCAGAACCACCACCACTTGGTCGGAATCCCACTCCAGACCAACAACACCGCCACCAACTCGGCCTCTTCCTCGCAAGGCCTTGGTGGCCGTCAATCATCGCTGCATGCCCAGCACGAGATGTCAGCCATTCATGGCTTCCTCCCTCGTGTTCACTACAATCTATGGACGTCCATGGACCAAGGAAGCCAGCAAACCCACCAACAGCACCAACTTACCGCCACATCAGCAGCAACAGCGAACAATTCTAATTCTGTCGGTGGCATCGCTGCCACCGACGTTTCGTCTCAATTGGGTCTTCGCCGGTCAGTAATGCCGCCGTCTCAGCAAGGGTTGTCTCTGAGCCTTTCGCCGCAGCagcccatttatggttcatatcGTCCTGAGTCCGAAATTCCGGCAGGAACCCAAGCGCCGGCGATATCTCCAATATCAGGCGGTGGCTCCTCTTCACCGGCGTCTGGGTTGTCTAACGGGATTTCTGGTGTGCAGAGTGTTCTCTTTGGTTCCAAGTACCTGAAAGCCGCTCAACAGCTGCTGGATGAAGTGGTTAATGTCAGGAATGGATTGAAAGATGAAGAAGGTTCAAAGGGGGTTAAAGAGCAGAGCAAGATGAACAGAGATTCTACTGCTGCAACTGGAGAAGGTTCAAGCGTCGCTGGAGGAGGTGAAACGAGCACAAAGCGTGGAACTGATCTCTCTACCGCTGAGAGACAGGAGCTTCAGATGAAGAAGGCTAAGCTTGTTAGCATGCTTGATGAG GTGGAACAAAGATACAGACACTATCATCATCAGATGCAGATAGTAGTATCTTCATTTGAACAGGCAACAGGATTTGGTTGTGCAAAAACATACACTGCCCTTGCTCTGCAGACCATCTCCAAGCAATTTAGGTGTCTGAAGGATGCAATTTCAGGGCAAATCAGACAAAGTAGCAAGAGCTTAGGTGAAGAAGAGTACTGCTTGGGAGGGAAGACTACCGAGGGTGGTTCTAGACTCAGGTTTGTGGATCATCAGCTTCGACAACAACGGGCACTTCAACAGCTAGGAATGATCCAACATAATGCTTGGAGACCTCAGAGGGGATTGCCCGAAAGATCTGTTTCTGTTCTTCGTGCCTGGCTCTTTGAACACTTTCTTCACCC ATATCCCAAGGATTCGGACAAACACATGCTTGCAAAGCAAACAGGGCTTACTAGGAGCCAG GTCTCGAATTGGTTCATAAATGCTCGAGTTCGTCTATGGAAGCCAATGGTTGAAGAAATGTATCTGGAGGAAATCAAAGAACATGAACAGAATGGTGGGTCAGAGGATAAAACAAGTAATGAAGAGTCTAAATCAACTAATCCACAAGAGAAGAGTCCAGTTAGAgcagaccaaaacaaaaaactcaaaaaCTCCAGTCGAGACAATATTAATTCTGCAAACCCAAATGCTTCACCACCTGCAATTTCAAGTCCTTCAACGTCAACAATCCACGCCGGTCAAGGTGGATTAATCTCCCTTATTGGGTCATCATCATCAGATGTGGAAGCTGGGTTCATTCAAGGAAGTCCCAAGAAGTCCAGGACCAGTACTAACTTGCAGAATTCATCACTGGGTAGCTTCCATGCTTccatggaaatggaaatggaaatggatgATGTGAAGCCTGTTGAGACTACAAACAGGGATTTCTGTGCAAACTTTGGGGACGACGAAAGGCAAAGCAGAGATGGTGGTTACTCTTTAATAACAAGAGCAACAagtcatggaggaggaggaggatttggTGGATATTCAATTGGAGAGCTTGGGGGAAGGTTTGAGGTCCCTGATCATCACCAATTCCCACCAAGGTTCTCTGGCAATAATGGATTAGTTTCCCTTACTCTTGGTCTTCCCCACTGTGAAAACCTTTCTTTGTCAGGAACTCATCATCAACAGAGTTACCTCTCAAACCATCACAACATTCAACTGGGGAGGAGGCTTGATCAGATGGGTGGTACTGCAGAACCAAATGATTTCTGTGGGATCACCACTACTCCAAATTCTCACTCCAGTGCTACTTATGAGAACATCAATCTTCAGAACAGAAAAAGGTTTGTAGCTCATCAGTTGTTACCAGATTTTGTGGCTTGA